From one Parambassis ranga chromosome 5, fParRan2.1, whole genome shotgun sequence genomic stretch:
- the LOC114436802 gene encoding fibrous sheath CABYR-binding protein-like has product MFKGSSLLLLTLILTVQLCSSAPISAEVAAEEPGPEELMPVEAKESDEEKHIPAAAGEEAASPDEPPPEEAIPDVETEAEVSQQSDTQEPQESPEEEPAPIEDTLSEDSQDEATAEVASAVDSESSEQDEEDPGPEAQVIPLDTSEDEAPEEEAEVEAVVAVENTEADVEEAPEAAVPIIPAEDPEDEASEDTVEETLLIDTVDNAAAEPTESQEPLQSTPEEETSVILIPAVPEEEEATQMEEAADDTAPEETAPEDPVVAVPVDPAEEEEAAPDNVVMDSVDSAEEPAPEQTQETALVVSPEANEEEYSVEEAVAVVPAEAEEEVEAAAEDTAEDVAVVVPPAPEQTEEPVLVVPPEAKEEESPVEESVAVPVDAEEEVEAAAEDTAEDVAGIVPLGPAEEEPEEAEEEPVVVSEENAEDIPDTIEETLPSVSEEEESVVLVSVELEMGGEEETEESVPEEPAVVAEPEEPEEEPAVIVPVELQPEEESQVEIAAEDTALGESLPEDAVVAVPLDPDVEDLEPKEPEEESIPVVSLEEEAAETDAQEVPHTVPEEDDPSTDEETPGAPEEEEEHVVLVPVEPETEGQEETEPKASPEEPAIIVLVEPTNEPAPEDPVLIITPEDTEEDGPEEEVVEDDAASEEITVILSVPVNETTNETVIVEEELDTEDTVAVAATEAPEEPIIISAPADEDTKTVLVPVDGKNHTNINMHTADFRSVVTVTEEEPMAQMNRGAVLGAAFFTLMSFIIIGFVVMSIAKKLR; this is encoded by the exons ATGTTTAAAGGTTcctctttgctgctgctgacccTGATCCTGACTGTTCAGCTATGCTCTTCAGCACCAATAT CAGCTGAAGTTGCTGCAGAAGAACCAGGTCCAGAGGAGCTCATGCCAGTAGAGGCAAAAGAATCAGATGAGGAGAAACACattccagctgctgcaggtgaagaGGCTGCATCTCCTGATGAGCCACCTCCTGAAGAAGCCATTCCAGATGTTGAAACAGAAGCAGAAGTATCTCAGCAGTCAGACACTCAGGAGCCACAAGAATCTCCTGAGGAGGAACCTGCCCCCATAGAAGATACCTTATCAGAGGACTCTCAAGATGAAGCTACAGCTGAGGTTGCCTCGGCTGTAGACAGTGAGTCTTCAGAACAAGATGAGGAGGATCCAGGTCCAGAAGCACAAGTCATTCCCTTAGACACTTCAGAAGATGAGGCTCcagaggaagaagcagaggtagaagctgttgttgctgtagAGAACACTGAAGCAGATGTAGAAGAAGctccagaagcagcagtccCAATAATTCCTGCTGAAGATCCAGAAGACGAGGCTTCAGAGGACACTGTAGAGGAGACATTACTGATAGACACTGTTGACAATGCAGCTGCTGAACCTACTGAGTCTCAAGAACCTCTTCAGAGCACACCAGAGGAAGAGACATCTGTTATCCTGATCCCTGCAGtacctgaggaagaagaagccaCACAAATGGAAGAGGCTGCAGATGACACAGCACCAGAGGAGACTGCTCCAGAGGATCctgttgttgctgttcctgTAGACcctgctgaagaagaagaagcagctccAGATAATGTTGTTATGGACTCTGTTGACTCTGCTGAAGAGCCAGCTCCAGAGCAAACACAAGAAACAGCTCTAGTTGTTTCTCCAGAAGCCAATGAAGAGGAGTATTCAGTGGAAGAGGCTGTGGCTGTTGTTCCTGCAGAGGCTGAAGAGGAGGtagaagctgctgcagaggacaCTGCAGAGGATGTGGCTGTCGTTGTTCCTCCAGCTCCAGAGCAAACGGAAGAACCAGTTCTAGTTGTTCCTCCAGAAGCCAAAGAAGAGGAGTCTCCAGTGGAAGAGTCTGTTGCTGTTCCTGTAGATGCTGAAGAGGAGGtagaagctgctgcagaggacaCTGCAGAAGATGTGGCTGGCATTGTTCCTTTGGGACCTGCTGAAGAGGAACCAGAAGAAGCTGAGGAGGAGCCTGTTGTAGTGTCAGAAGAAAATGCCGAAGACATCCCTGATACCATAGAGGAGACTCTTCCAAGTGTATCAGAAGAGGAGGAATCTGTAGTCCTTGTTTCTGTAGAACTTGAGATGGGAGgtgaagaagaaacagaggaGTCAGTCCCAGAGGAGCCTGCTGTTGTTGCAGAACCTGAGGAACCTGAAGAAGAACCTGCAGTCATTGTTCCTGTAGAGCTTCAGCCTGAAGAGGAAAGTCAAGTGGAAATTGCTGCAGAAGATACTGCTCTGGGAGAGTCTCTCCCAGAGGATGCGGTTGTTGCTGTTCCTTTGGATCCTGATGTAGAAGACTTGGAACCCAAAGAGCCTGAAGAGGAATCTATACCTGTGGTTTCACTagaggaagaagctgcagaaactgATGCTCAGGAGGTACCCCATACAGTGCCAGAAGAAGATGACCCTTCTACTGATGAAGAGACTCCAGGGgcaccagaagaagaagaagaacatgtggTCCTTGTTCCTGTAGAACCAGAGACAGAAGGACAAGAAGAAACAGAACCAAAGGCTTCCCCAGAAGAACCTGCTATCATTGTTCTTGTTGAACCTACTAATGAACCAGCTCCAGAAGACCCAGTCCTTATAATTACCCCAGAAGACACAGAAGAAGACGGTCCAGAAGAAGAAGTTGTGGAAGATGATGCAGCTTCGGAGGAGATTACGGTCATACTTTCAGTGCCTGTCAATGAGACTACAAATGAGACTGTGATTGTAGAGGAGGAGCTGGATacagaggacacagttgcagtggCAGCAACAGAAGCTCCGGAGGAACCTATCATCATTTCTGCACCTGCCGATGAAGATACTAAAACGGTTCTTGTTCCTGTGGATGGAAAGAACCACACCAACAttaacatgcacacagctgATTTTAGGTCTGTGGTCACAGTGACAGAGGAAGAACCAATGG CTCAGATGAACAGAGGGGCCGTGCTCGGAGCAGCATTCTTTACACTGATGTCTTTCATCATTATTGGGTTTGTTGTGATGTCAATAGCCAAGAAGCTGCGATGA
- the prdm2b gene encoding PR domain zinc finger protein 2: MAPAYRPIMPTDESEQGLTGALLPHGCVSTALTQAASPQLHYTTIRVTEKAFDSSPLSPSAIFSRLKAVHVNTLLPTGLWKPTSAVSAMAITGGTVESLDEIPAHVWKGLPDSLNLRPSAINHSRIGVWATRVIPKGKRFGPFVGEKKKRSQVTSNVYMWEVYFPARGWMCVDATDPMKGNWLRYVNWARSSEEQNLFPLEINRAIYYKVLRPIGPGEELLVWYTVEDNPEITAALEEERASSLSRKNSPRAKRARRKLLDKTRRADLGGFKKKSRTKPTVKEMWDGEEGMKEEDERPSSLGTSQELKEASILGRTDHKDVLDNSAAMIDKENGEEEEEVEEEEDDEEEEEDGDDLEDMCDAQQQTVQLLPVDDSMQNKQSGPMLTQGEESHKDSQEKVESSSLAGAEPEVDPDPDFDPDGDLECNPQGESYPCQHCDRHFSTRQGLERHIHIHAITNQQSQLFKCRYCSKSFGSQVGRRRHERRHESSSKKRPGSLAGSASVLSTVVQTDSSPDCTSPTSHYIAIGSQFTGGHLHNSEMQRKELEPHANRPFILDENGESKELHPCKYCNKAFGTHTNMRRHQRRIHERHLLPKGVRRKGMLLQEASVQQPDESLSTSPPPVYVPSADTEDEVDKDDYAVDISKNISENLSFYIDGKIVSTSSVSSCEVIEVDSRSAALLGLDTVIISPNQISQALKVEGRTAAKQISTTGQPPAKRRTSTPPLVPSLKVESETMPSSSASSTSSSSNLLVEGLFQQASDSSPFQREKPVYLSPKLKQLLQTQDNIQKSTITLITESHRLASPLSVTPLQGSSGKFKRRTSSPPSSPQLSPVSKTESCKTEGPNSYMLMVPKLESHSMSSSESLQDKDDRDTLSPPQNAMHGQPSSTSGGNSCNQQPLDLSNSISRRSDSLNKVVGDSALDLSFHRKTTMEPESKGNPSPQPLVKKRKPNTSMLEKVLMNEYVGLTLPGEEGPLANLSSLNSRSPTVASESAHPSPPSLTPVTMNPSSPGSCSVTSPTPPPPVLPTIPSPPTMPSSPLSQPSDSTTLRPLPVLSPKMSPKSVEHKPLSESEENFLGEENKDQEENHIDEPLDSPNTSLRGSPNHSETLNTLGPASVELPTTEDDVSLTRTCNNLLNGKLKQDVVLVTDKVLKSEFAPLSSQPETSSMSLLPAACDSSPASVSQPLHIIKIKEEPVHYAVELSVMNCAPQDDVDTSQSAAPDKPPNKTPEAEEVDSAYSNTFVCNVCEEPFNSIKELSGHITEHTADWPFKCEFCVQLFGDAPALLAHRTTLHGVGQIFVCSICSKEFAFLCNLQQHQKDLHPNETCSHTTVESGKLRPQNYTDPSRAKEESSPSTPAPEMTDVNISPSDSLLAKEEPDVNGNHGEDGGEDPNEELYTTIKIMASEGGKPKDPDVRLGINQHYPSYKPPPFPYHSRSHAASVASATNFTTHNIPQTFSTAIRCTKCGNSFDNMPELHKHILACANASDKKRYTPKKNPIPLKQIVKSLNGVVSPTAATAGQSAFRRMGQPKRLNFSQETGKTKMSALSKKKNQLVQKAISQKHKAATSAKKANVKVEEEPASNVCPHCSREFTYTASLTKHMAVSCPMKPVAVKRGRKGLAEVKKEGVPVVEKNTSLRKKALDSEAQIEAEHKPLGKTRARSSTAAEAAESFQTNKGKSATVGKLKRPASFPAPLSVRKKMKKKGLVQSLPPTPSALDTPGDTTHRPAMRMQRMGKEAVPKRLAEAKSLQPQQQVKKEERFSLRTRERLGGPVTRSLQMASTAPSAEVKNEATPAQEPKETQEVLIK, from the exons ATGGCACCAGCCTACAGGCCCATTATGCCCACAGATGAATCTGAGCAAG GGCTGACTGGAGCATTATTGCCCCACGGCTGTGTGAGCAcggctctgacacaggctgcCTCTCCCCAACTACACTACACCACGATCCGAGTTACTGAGAAGGCTTTCGACTCAagccctctctctccatccgcCATTTTCAGCAGATTGAAAGCAG TTCATGTGAACACGCTGCTGCCCACTGGTTTGTGGAAACCCACCTCAGCAG TGTCGGCCATGGCTATAACGGGAGGCACAGTGGAATCTCTGGATGAAATTCCAGCTCATGTGTGGAAAGGTTTGCCTGATTCTCTGAATCTCAGACCTTCTGCTATAAATCACAGCCGCATCG gtgtTTGGGCCACACGAGTCATTCCTAAAGGAAAGAGGTTTGGCCCATTTgttggagagaagaagaaaaggtcCCAGGTGACCAGTAATGTTTACATGTGGGAG GTTTACTTCCCAGCACGAGGCTGGATGTGCGTTGACGCCACAGACCCCATGAAGGGGAACTGGCTGCGATACGTGAACTGGGCTCGATCCAGTGAGGAGCAGAATCTTTTCCCGCTGGAGATCAACAGAGCCATTTACTACAAAGTCTTAAGG CCTATCGGGCCGggagaggagctgctggtgtGGTACACTGTGGAAGACAACCCAGAGATAACAGCTGCACTGGAGGAAGAAAGAgccagcagtctaagcaggaaAAATTCACCCAGGGCGAAGCGAG CCAGAAGAAAGCTGCTTGACAAAACCAGACGGGCTGATCTGGGTGGattcaagaaaaaaagcagaaccaAACCTACTGTCAAGGAGATGTGGGATGGGGAAGAAG gtatgaaggaggaggatgagaggcCATCATCCTTGGGAACCTCTCAGGAACTCAAAGAAGCCAGTATCCTGGGGAGAACTGACCATAAAGATGTGCTGGACAATTCAGCAGCAATGATAGACAAGGAaaatggggaggaggaggaagaggtagaggaggaggaggatgatgaagaagaggaagaggatggtgaTGATTTGGAAGATATGTGTGACGCACAGCAGCAAACTGTTCAGCTCTTACCTGTGGACGATTCCATGCAAAACAAACAGTCTGGCCCAATGCTAACTCAAGGTGAAGAAAGCCATAAGGATTCACAGGAAAAGGTGGAGAGTTCCTCACTAGCAGGCGCAGAACCAGAGGTTGATCCTGATCCTGACTTCGACCCAGATGGTGACCTTGAGTGTAATCCACAAGGAGAGTCTTATCCCTGTCAGCACTGTGACCGCCACTTCTCCACCAGACAGGGTCTGGAGCGTCATATACACATTCATGCGATCACCAACCAGCAATCACAACTGTTCAAGTGCCGGTATTGCAGCAAATCCTTTGGATCACAGGTAGGGCGCCGGCGGCATGAGAGGAGGCACGAAAGCAGCTCTAAGAAAAGGCCGGGCTCTCTGGCTGGATCTGCCAGTGTACTTAGCACTGTGGTGCAGACTGATTCAAGTCCTGACTGCACTAGCCCAACCAGCCACTATATAGCCATAGGGTCCCAATTTACAGGAGGGCACCTGCACAACTCTGAGATGCAGAGAAAGGAGCTGGAACCTCATGCAAACCGTCCCTTTATATTGGATGAAAACGGGGAGTCAAAGGAACTCCATCCCTGCAAATACTGTAACAAAGCATTCggcacacacaccaacatgcgCCGGCACCAACGTAGAATACATGAACGGCACTTGTTACCAAAGGGGGTTCGCAGGAAAGGTATGCTGCTGCAAGAAGCATCAGTGCAGCAGCCTGATGAATCTCTTAGCACCAGCCCTCCACCTGTCTATGTACCCAGTGCAGACACAGAAGATGAGGTGGACAAGGATGATTACGCAGTTGACATATCTAAAAACATCTCTGAGAACTTGAGTTTCTACATTGACGGCAAGATTGTGTCCACCAGTTCTGTGAGCAGCTGTGAAGTGATAGAGGTGGATTCAAGATCTGCAGCATTGCTTGGCCTGGACACAGTCATAATCAGCCCAAATCAGATTAGTCAAGCGCTGAAGGTTGAGGGCAGAACTGCTGCAAAGCAAATCTCCACCACTGGGCAACCACCAGCAAAGCGGAGAACATCTACACCCCCTCTAGTTCCTAGCCTTAAAGTGGAGTCAGAAACAATGCCATCGTCTTCAGCATCCTCTACATCTTCCTCGTCTAATTTGTTAGTGGAAGGGCTGTTCCAGCAGGCCTCAGATTCATCACCGTTTCAACGAGAGAAACCTGTTTACCTATCGCCTAAGCTCAAACAGCTCCTTCAGACACAGGACAACATACAGAAATCAACCATTACCCTGATAACAGAAAGCCATAGACTGGCCTCTCCACTGTCAGTCACACCACTGCAGGGGTCTTCAGGAAAATTCAAGAGAAGAACGTCCTCACCCCCATCATCACCACAGCTCAGTCCTGTATCTAAAACAGAGAGCTGTAAAACTGAAGGGCCAAACTCCTACATGCTTATGGTTCCAAAGCTGGAAAGTCACAGCATGTCATCTTCTGAGAGCTTGCAGGACAAAGATGACAGGGACACCCTGAGCCCCCCTCAAAATGCAATGCATGGCCAGCCTTCCTCTACTAGTGGAGGGAATTCTTGTAATCAGCAGCCACTAGATCTATCAAACTCCATCAGTCGGAGAAGCGACAGTTTAAACAAGGTGGTCGGGGATTCGGCTCTTGATTTAAGTTTCCATCGGAAGACCACCATGGAACCTGAATCAAAGGGAAATCCATCCCCACAGCCTCTGGTAAAAAAGAGAAAGCCTAACACCAGTATGCTTGAGAAGGTGCTAATGAATGAATATGTTGGGCTAACTTTGCCAGGCGAGGAGGGCCCTTTGGCAAACCTAAGTTCTTTAAATTCTCGCTCTCCAACTGTTGCATCAGAGTCTGCTCACCCATCTCCGCCCTCTTTGACCCCAGTCACCATGAATCCTTCTTCCCCAGGTTCCTGTAGTGTGACATCCCCAACACCGCCTCCCCCTGTATTACCTACCATACCATCTCCACCAACTATGCCTAGCTCACCTCTCTCGCAACCTTCAGACTCAACTACACTGAGACCTCTTCCTGTCCTCTCGCCAAAAATGTCTCCAAAATCAGTTGAACATAAGCCCCTTTCTGAATCAGAGGAGAACTTCTtaggagaggaaaacaaagatcAGGAGGAGAACCACATTGATGAGCCGCTGGATTCCCCAAACACTTCACTCAGAGGTTCCCCTAATCATTCAGAGACACTAAATACTCTTGGGCCTGCATCAGTAGAGCTGCCCACTACAGAAGATGATGTTTCTTTGACAAGAACTTGCAACAATCTGCTTAATGGCAAATTGAAGCAAGATGTAGTCTTAGTAACGGACAAGGTTTTGAAATCCGAATTTGCTCCTCTCTCATCTCAACCTGAAACTTCGTCAATGtctcttcttcctgcagcatGTGATTCATCccctgcatctgtgtcacaACCTCTGCACATAATTAAGATAAAAGAGGAGCCTGTGCACTATGCAGTTGAGTTGTCAGTTATGAATTGTGCTCCTCAGGACGATGTTGACACTTCTCAGTCTGCTGCTCCTGATAAACCACCCAATAAAACCCCTGAGGCAGAAGAAGTTGATTCAGCGTACAGCAACACTTTTGTGTGTAACGTCTGTGAGGAGCCATTCAACTCCATCAAAGAGCTCAGTGGACATATCACAGAGCATACTGCAGACTGGCCCTTTAAGTGTGAATTCTGTGTTCAGCTGTTTGGCGACGCTCCGGCCCTCCTAGCTCACCGGACAACACTACACGGAGTGGGCCAGATATTTGTGTGCTCTATTTGTTCCAAAGAGTTTGCCTTTCTCTGTAACCTCCAACAGCACCAAAAGGACCTGCATCCAAATGAGACATGTTCACATACTACTGTAGAGAGTGGCAAACTCAGGCCACAAAATTACACAGATCCATCCAGAGCCAAAGAGGAAAGCAGTCCCTCAACACCAGCACCAGAGATGACTGATGTAAATATTTCGCCTAGTGACTCTCTTTTAGCAAAAGAGGAGCCTGATGTTAATGGTAATCATGGAGAGGATGGGGGAGAGGACCCCAATGAGGAGCTGTACACTACAATAAAGATTATGGCTTCAGAAGGAGGGAAGCCGAAAGACCCCGATGTCCGCCTTGGCATTAATCAACACTACCCCAGTTACAAACCGCCTCCTTTTCCTTATCATAGCCGTTCTCATGCTGCCTCAGTGGCCTCGGCTACAAACTTTACCACACACAACATACCACAGACTTTCAGCACTGCCATTCGCTGCACCAAGTGTGGCAACAGCTTTGACAATATGCCTGAACTGCACAAGCACATACTGGCCTGTGCCAATGCTAGTGATAAGAAGCGTTACACTCCCAAGAAAAACCCCATCCCCCTCAAGCAAATAGTCAAAAGTCTCAATGGAGTTGTGTCACCCACAGCAGCCACTGCAGGCCAGAGTGCTTTCCGTCGAATGGGTCAGCCAAAGAGACTTAACTTCAGCCAGGAAACCGGTAAAACAAAAATGAGTGCTCTCAGTAAGAAGAAGAACCAGCTGGTTCAGAAGGCAATATCACAGAAGCATAAAGCTGCAACCTCTGCAAAGAAGGCTAATGTCAAAGTTGAAGAAGAGCCAGCCTCTAATGTCTGCCCACACTGCAGCCGGGAGTTTACTTATACTGCAAGTCTGACTAAACATATGGCCGTCAGCTGTCCCATGAAGCCTGTTGCTGTGAAAAGGGGCAGAAAAGGTCTAGCAGAGGTGAAAAAAGAGGGAGTGCCTGTAGTAGAAAAAAACACCAGCCTGAGAAAGAAAGCTTTAGACAGTGAAGCACAGATAGAGGCAGAACATAAACCTCTGGGAAAGACCCGAGCTCgtagctccacagcagcagaagctgcaGAATCCTTCCagacaaacaaaggaaaaagCGCTACAGTAGGCAAACTAAAGAGGCCTGCTTCATTCCCAGCACCACTGtctgttagaaaaaaaatgaagaagaagggCCTAGTTCAGTCTCTACCTCCCACCCCTTCAGCCCTGGACACTCCTGGTGACACCACACATCGACCAGCCATGAGGATGCAGCGCATGGGCAAAGAGGCAGTACCCAAGAGATTAGCAGAGGCCAAATCACTACAGCCACAACAGCAGGTGAAGAAAGAGGAACGGTTCTCCCTCAGAACCAGGGAGAGACTAGGCGGTCCAGTTACTAGGAGCTTACAGATGGCCAGCACAGCTCCTTCTGCTGAGGTGAAAAATGAAGCAACACCTGCCCAAGAGCCAAAAGAGACTCAG GAGGTGTTGATAAAGTGA